A genomic stretch from Rhodospirillales bacterium includes:
- a CDS encoding maleylacetate reductase — translation MEKFVHIGLPGRVVYGPGALSNLGEEISRLGVSRVMVCCTPGRRAVAEDLAGRFHGQVGAVCAEARPHVPVEVVAVAREAARQAEADGLVAYGGGSAIGLAKMIAHVADIPIIAIPTTFSGSESTNLEGMLEDGVKRLHQSERMLPVTIIYDPEVVRGLPREVAIPSGFNAIAHAVEAFYSPGANPFASLLAEEGLGMMARALEQLAADPRSLDGWGLGLRAAWLCGQPIVSAGIALHHKAAHVVGGSWGLSHADTHTALLPHAIAYNADAAPDAMTRISRALGTADTHPAKSMFDLMRRVGAPVALRDLGFPEAGIEQAVAMILAAPCENPRPLAAVPLRTMIENAWRGTAPAPE, via the coding sequence GTGGAAAAGTTCGTCCACATCGGTCTTCCCGGCCGAGTGGTCTATGGCCCCGGCGCGCTCAGCAACTTGGGGGAAGAGATCAGCCGGCTCGGAGTCTCCCGGGTCATGGTCTGCTGCACGCCCGGCCGACGCGCGGTGGCGGAAGACCTGGCCGGGCGATTCCACGGTCAGGTTGGCGCTGTCTGCGCCGAGGCCCGCCCGCACGTTCCCGTTGAGGTCGTCGCGGTCGCTCGAGAAGCGGCCCGGCAAGCCGAGGCGGACGGATTGGTGGCCTACGGGGGCGGGTCCGCCATCGGTCTCGCGAAGATGATCGCCCACGTGGCGGACATCCCGATCATCGCCATCCCGACGACATTCTCCGGCTCCGAGTCGACCAACCTGGAAGGCATGCTGGAAGACGGCGTGAAGCGGCTGCATCAGTCGGAGCGGATGCTGCCGGTGACCATCATCTACGATCCGGAGGTCGTGCGCGGCCTGCCGCGGGAAGTTGCCATTCCAAGCGGCTTCAACGCGATCGCGCATGCCGTCGAGGCGTTCTACAGTCCCGGCGCCAATCCCTTTGCTTCGTTGCTGGCCGAAGAGGGGCTGGGCATGATGGCGCGGGCGCTCGAGCAATTGGCGGCCGATCCGCGCAGTCTGGACGGATGGGGCCTCGGCCTTCGCGCGGCCTGGCTATGCGGACAGCCGATCGTATCAGCGGGAATTGCGCTCCATCACAAGGCGGCCCACGTGGTCGGCGGGAGCTGGGGGTTGTCGCACGCTGATACGCACACGGCTCTCCTGCCCCACGCCATCGCGTACAACGCGGACGCGGCCCCCGACGCGATGACCCGCATCAGCCGGGCGCTTGGTACCGCCGACACGCATCCGGCGAAAAGTATGTTCGACCTCATGCGGAGGGTCGGCGCCCCCGTGGCCCTTCGGGACCTGGGCTTTCCCGAAGCGGGAATCGAACAGGCAGTTGCCATGATCCTCGCCGCCCCGTGCGAGAATCCGCGGCCGCTCGCGGCCGTGCCGCTGCGGACTATGATCGAAAACGCTTGGCGAGGAACGGCACCCGCACCCGAGTGA
- a CDS encoding mandelate racemase: MKITDVTVTLFQWDDIPATSYNRHTGIFGGTSEMGLVTIHTDEGLEGHAFLGSALDGAHADGPDFIRHLKPLLMERNPLDRERLYDDLCHRNRAVAWRAIGAADIALWDLAGKAAGLPVHQLIGTYRHSVPAYASSALLPSKEAYAEEAVRIKEAGWAAYKIHPPTRWAEDIEVCRAVRQAVGDDYRVMLDSTWSYSFQHAIRVGRAIEELGFYWYEDPLADDDIYNCVKLREKLNIPLMATEYSPGGFTAYVPWIMMRATDYLRGDVAVKGGITGILKTAHLAEAFGMNYEVHHGGNSHNNWANLHVIAAIPNTEFFEVLLPADAQKYGLVEDLSPDSDGLVYPPSRPGIGAEIDFDLIERKQTAILS, from the coding sequence ATGAAGATCACCGACGTCACCGTCACGCTGTTTCAGTGGGACGACATTCCCGCTACGTCCTACAACCGCCACACCGGGATCTTCGGTGGCACCAGCGAGATGGGGTTGGTGACGATCCACACCGACGAAGGCCTCGAGGGGCATGCGTTCCTGGGGTCGGCGCTCGACGGCGCGCACGCCGACGGCCCCGACTTCATCCGCCACCTGAAGCCGCTCTTGATGGAGCGAAATCCGCTCGACCGTGAACGGCTGTACGACGACCTCTGCCACCGGAACCGTGCCGTGGCCTGGCGCGCCATCGGCGCCGCTGACATCGCGCTGTGGGACCTGGCGGGAAAGGCGGCCGGACTGCCCGTGCACCAGTTGATCGGCACGTATCGGCACAGCGTGCCGGCGTACGCGTCGTCAGCGCTGCTGCCATCGAAGGAGGCGTATGCCGAGGAAGCGGTGCGGATCAAGGAAGCCGGGTGGGCGGCCTACAAGATTCACCCTCCCACACGCTGGGCGGAAGATATCGAGGTGTGCCGCGCCGTGCGGCAGGCCGTCGGGGACGATTACCGGGTCATGCTAGATTCGACCTGGAGTTACTCCTTCCAGCACGCGATCCGCGTCGGCCGCGCCATCGAGGAACTCGGGTTCTACTGGTACGAGGATCCGCTTGCCGACGACGACATCTACAACTGCGTCAAGCTTCGGGAAAAGCTGAACATTCCCCTGATGGCGACCGAGTACTCGCCAGGCGGGTTCACGGCATACGTCCCGTGGATCATGATGCGAGCGACCGATTACCTGCGCGGCGACGTGGCGGTCAAAGGCGGAATTACCGGCATTCTGAAGACCGCGCATTTGGCTGAGGCGTTCGGGATGAACTACGAGGTTCATCACGGCGGCAACTCGCACAACAATTGGGCCAACCTGCACGTGATCGCCGCCATTCCCAACACGGAATTCTTCGAGGTGCTGCTGCCGGCGGACGCCCAGAAGTACGGCCTCGTCGAGGACTTGAGCCCGGACTCCGATGGTCTCGTCTATCCGCCGAGCCGACCTGGTATCGGCGCTGAGATCGATTTCGATCTGATCGAACGCAAGCAGACCGCCATCCTCAGCTGA
- a CDS encoding 4Fe-4S binding protein: MRALLIVCALLVAGLAPHPPRAVAQADESTPTKLQGYGEEEAYPVPLATWTNPGLGADWLSFQLVQELFADADAVEPMESDPPVAPVFAGGVLQGYMFVTRDITESLGFSSLEFLIAVGLRLDGTLAGARVVAHREPIIDLIMLQDLVPRFARQYVDVDIRAPLRVQLTQSSEPGSIDGISSATISAVLFNEAILRAARIVARAKGIRLHDQPVLDIVTFHPRGFDALVEHNTIGRLRISKDAAAAVGVTEPDLSASGMGAADLYVYANERASRAATPPFPEDLLLDIYAGPAMTPTVGRNLLGNTWHDLFVSGRNPNDLMLCIMTIGPYSIDGEKHLSSGPFRRLRLLQEGQTFELSKDRYRYLGFLHGTDKPDFGEIGLFWIPAETGIDPVKPWTLEVLVEDQEGANGAWFGLDYVLDDQFVLLPTNTAVLAADHDAPVWVAAWDAQRVNIAILVTSLVVLSGILAVHGRLSRRPVLLQWVRLGFLGFVLVWMGWYAGAQVTILNILTWLQSAVSQTGLAVLLSDPLIVLVAVFVLVTFFLFGRGIYCGWLCPFGALQELLGKAAQALRIRQFVPSYRAHQWLWPVKYVVLAVLVALSFHDMDLAGTASEIEPFKTAISLRFDRAWPFVLYAGGLLVAGVFIERFFCRFLCPLGAALAIGGKLRIRNPLKRRDECGSPCQLCARRCPINAIAPNGSIRMDECFYCLDCQVIYHDEHVCPPLVRARRRQTAPDMTVGATPAVAAVKD; the protein is encoded by the coding sequence ATGCGGGCATTGCTGATCGTCTGCGCGCTGCTGGTGGCCGGACTGGCCCCGCACCCGCCCCGCGCGGTGGCCCAGGCCGACGAATCCACGCCGACGAAACTCCAAGGCTACGGCGAGGAAGAAGCGTACCCCGTGCCCCTCGCCACCTGGACCAACCCGGGCCTGGGCGCTGACTGGCTGTCGTTCCAGTTGGTGCAGGAACTCTTCGCGGACGCAGACGCCGTCGAGCCGATGGAATCGGACCCGCCAGTGGCGCCCGTCTTCGCGGGCGGGGTTCTGCAGGGGTACATGTTCGTGACCCGCGACATCACGGAATCGCTGGGATTCTCGTCGCTTGAATTCCTGATCGCCGTCGGGCTGCGGCTGGACGGGACGCTGGCCGGAGCCCGGGTGGTCGCGCATCGCGAACCCATCATCGATCTCATCATGCTGCAGGACCTGGTGCCCCGGTTTGCACGCCAGTACGTGGACGTGGACATTCGGGCGCCGCTCAGGGTGCAGCTGACCCAGTCCAGTGAACCCGGCTCCATCGACGGCATCTCGTCGGCCACGATCAGCGCCGTGCTCTTCAATGAGGCGATCCTGCGGGCGGCCCGGATCGTCGCGCGGGCAAAGGGCATCCGGCTGCACGATCAGCCGGTGCTGGACATCGTGACATTCCACCCCCGAGGGTTTGATGCACTGGTCGAGCACAACACCATCGGGCGGCTGCGGATTTCGAAGGACGCGGCCGCGGCGGTCGGCGTCACAGAGCCCGACCTGTCTGCCAGCGGAATGGGCGCGGCCGACCTGTACGTCTACGCCAACGAACGCGCCAGCCGCGCGGCGACTCCGCCCTTCCCGGAAGACCTGCTGCTGGACATCTACGCCGGCCCGGCCATGACGCCGACGGTCGGCCGGAATCTGCTCGGGAACACGTGGCACGACCTGTTCGTCAGCGGACGTAACCCGAACGATCTCATGCTCTGCATCATGACGATCGGTCCGTACTCCATCGACGGCGAAAAGCATCTGTCGAGCGGACCGTTTCGGCGCCTGCGTCTGCTGCAGGAGGGCCAGACCTTCGAGCTCAGCAAGGACCGCTATCGCTACCTCGGGTTCCTCCACGGAACGGACAAGCCGGACTTCGGCGAGATCGGCCTTTTCTGGATTCCGGCCGAAACCGGAATTGACCCGGTCAAACCCTGGACACTGGAAGTGCTGGTGGAGGACCAGGAGGGAGCCAACGGGGCCTGGTTCGGGCTGGACTACGTGCTGGACGACCAGTTTGTGCTGCTGCCGACCAACACGGCGGTGCTCGCGGCTGATCACGACGCGCCGGTCTGGGTAGCCGCATGGGACGCCCAGCGCGTCAACATCGCCATTCTCGTGACTTCCCTGGTGGTCCTGAGCGGCATCCTGGCAGTGCACGGCAGGTTGTCCCGGAGACCGGTCTTGCTGCAGTGGGTCCGACTCGGGTTCCTCGGCTTCGTGCTCGTCTGGATGGGCTGGTATGCGGGTGCCCAGGTGACCATTCTCAACATCCTGACGTGGCTGCAGTCGGCGGTCTCCCAGACCGGGCTAGCCGTCCTGCTGTCGGATCCACTGATCGTGCTCGTCGCGGTGTTCGTCCTGGTCACGTTCTTCCTGTTTGGCCGCGGAATCTATTGCGGCTGGCTGTGTCCCTTCGGCGCGCTCCAGGAACTGCTCGGCAAGGCGGCACAGGCGCTGCGAATCCGGCAGTTCGTGCCGAGCTACCGGGCGCACCAGTGGCTTTGGCCGGTGAAATACGTGGTCCTCGCCGTCCTGGTCGCACTGTCATTCCACGATATGGACCTGGCGGGCACTGCCTCGGAAATCGAACCCTTCAAGACCGCCATTTCACTGCGGTTTGATCGAGCATGGCCGTTCGTCCTCTATGCCGGCGGTCTGCTGGTGGCAGGGGTGTTCATCGAGCGTTTCTTCTGCCGGTTTCTCTGCCCGCTCGGCGCGGCACTGGCCATCGGCGGCAAGTTGCGGATCCGGAATCCCCTGAAGCGCCGCGACGAGTGCGGCTCCCCGTGCCAGCTGTGCGCACGACGGTGCCCGATCAACGCGATCGCACCCAACGGCTCGATCCGCATGGACGAGTGCTTCTACTGCCTTGACTGCCAAGTGATCTACCACGACGAGCACGTATGCCCGCCACTGGTCCGGGCACGGCGTCGACAGACCGCGCCGGACATGACGGTCGGCGCCACGCCGGCGGTGGCGGCCGTCAAGGACTGA
- a CDS encoding phytanoyl-CoA dioxygenase family protein translates to MARLSDAQVEAYGRDGHVTADWRLPAETIEAMRSALDKLVDANGHMTSDNMFCPHLRKAGTQGLEGDDAWLEFARIPEVLDMVEQLIGPDFLLWGSTVFGKPANVGKETPWHQDGEYWPICPLASCSAWIAIDDASSENGCLRVLPGTHRNRHILQHHRREGEDITLNEELCDPSVDYTTARDIVLEAGQISFHDVFLAHGSAPNRSGRRRAGYVCRYMPTTSVWDRRLGKALEERSGTVEFAKRDLYLVRGRDVSGQNTVVTDR, encoded by the coding sequence ATGGCACGACTTTCAGATGCGCAGGTGGAAGCCTACGGGCGCGACGGCCACGTCACCGCCGATTGGCGCTTGCCCGCCGAGACCATCGAAGCGATGCGCAGCGCGCTCGACAAGCTTGTCGACGCCAACGGCCACATGACCAGCGACAACATGTTCTGTCCGCACCTCCGGAAGGCCGGCACGCAGGGGCTCGAAGGCGATGACGCCTGGCTGGAATTCGCCCGCATCCCCGAGGTGCTTGACATGGTGGAGCAGCTGATCGGGCCCGACTTTCTGCTCTGGGGCTCCACGGTGTTTGGAAAACCCGCGAATGTGGGCAAGGAAACGCCATGGCACCAGGACGGGGAGTACTGGCCCATTTGCCCGCTCGCCAGCTGTTCGGCCTGGATCGCAATCGATGACGCCTCTTCGGAGAACGGCTGCCTGCGCGTGCTCCCCGGCACCCATCGCAACCGTCACATCCTCCAGCATCACCGACGCGAGGGCGAGGACATCACCCTGAACGAGGAACTGTGCGATCCGTCGGTCGACTACACGACTGCGCGCGACATCGTCCTCGAGGCCGGCCAGATCTCCTTTCACGACGTCTTCCTAGCGCACGGCAGCGCGCCGAACCGGTCGGGTCGGCGGCGGGCCGGCTACGTCTGTCGCTACATGCCGACGACGTCGGTGTGGGACCGCCGGCTCGGCAAGGCCCTGGAAGAGCGATCCGGCACCGTCGAGTTCGCGAAGCGGGACCTGTACCTTGTGCGCGGCCGCGACGTTTCCGGGCAGAACACCGTCGTGACCGATCGCTGA
- a CDS encoding TRAP transporter substrate-binding protein, giving the protein MRNAILFGLAGVAVGVLITYFAGGGGEPVSQTEEAAPAPVVQDTVRWKMASTFAGSLTQLGSLGIRVQDQVEAVSDGAVQIKFFDPGALVPALEIFDAVSSGGLDAGWSTPGYWAGKVPALQLFAAVPFGPPANEYMAWFYFGGGKELFEEIYARHNIRGILCGVIPPEASGWFRQPIESVDDLQGLKMRFFGLGAKVMDRVGASTQLLAGGDIFPALELGTIDATEFSMPAIDLNLGFYQVAKHYYFPGWHQQSTNFELMINMDRWNSISPLRQTQIETVCGDNFRHSIAEGETIQIAALEELQRKGVTIHTWPEAMLATFRSAWEEVVAAEAAADADFARVWDSLTTFRERYKLWRDLGYL; this is encoded by the coding sequence ATGCGGAATGCAATCCTTTTTGGCTTGGCGGGAGTTGCCGTCGGCGTACTGATCACGTACTTCGCGGGCGGCGGCGGCGAGCCGGTTTCCCAGACGGAGGAAGCCGCGCCGGCGCCCGTCGTGCAGGACACCGTGCGCTGGAAGATGGCGAGCACGTTCGCCGGATCGCTCACGCAGCTGGGATCACTCGGCATTCGGGTTCAGGATCAGGTCGAAGCCGTCTCGGACGGTGCCGTGCAGATCAAGTTCTTCGATCCCGGTGCGCTGGTGCCGGCACTCGAGATCTTCGATGCGGTGTCCAGCGGCGGGCTCGACGCCGGCTGGTCGACGCCGGGTTACTGGGCCGGGAAGGTGCCTGCGTTGCAGCTCTTTGCGGCGGTTCCGTTCGGGCCGCCGGCCAACGAGTACATGGCCTGGTTCTACTTCGGCGGCGGCAAGGAGCTGTTCGAGGAGATCTACGCCCGGCACAACATCCGCGGCATCCTGTGCGGCGTGATCCCGCCGGAGGCGTCCGGCTGGTTCCGGCAGCCGATCGAGAGCGTCGATGACCTGCAGGGCCTGAAGATGCGCTTCTTCGGTCTGGGCGCCAAGGTGATGGACCGGGTCGGTGCTTCCACGCAGCTGCTGGCCGGCGGTGACATCTTTCCGGCTCTTGAACTGGGAACCATCGACGCGACCGAATTCTCCATGCCGGCGATCGACCTGAACCTCGGTTTCTACCAGGTGGCCAAGCACTACTACTTCCCCGGCTGGCATCAGCAGTCCACGAACTTCGAGCTGATGATCAACATGGATCGCTGGAACAGCATTTCACCGCTACGGCAGACGCAGATCGAAACGGTCTGCGGAGACAATTTCCGGCACTCGATCGCGGAAGGCGAAACCATTCAGATCGCTGCGCTCGAGGAGCTGCAGCGCAAGGGCGTGACGATCCACACGTGGCCGGAAGCCATGCTGGCGACGTTTCGTTCCGCCTGGGAGGAAGTCGTGGCGGCGGAGGCCGCGGCAGATGCGGACTTCGCGCGCGTCTGGGACTCGCTGACGACGTTCCGGGAGCGGTACAAGCTCTGGCGGGACCTCGGCTACCTCTAG
- a CDS encoding winged helix-turn-helix domain-containing protein — MTHRVLVVEDDDEIRDLIRYNLVAGGLEVDEADDGAQALDMLRRNLPDLAVVDWMLPTVSGVDICRAVRREPSTSKLPILILTARKTEKDMLQGFSGGADDYMVKPFSTAELLARVRALLRRSRHAADEHEESYFYHDLELSPVTHRVSRAGRRVHLGPTEFRLLRKLIEAPERVFTRQQLLDSVWGENIYVEERTVDVHIRRLRKALNEGGGLDLIRTVWATGYALDVDST; from the coding sequence ATGACCCACCGCGTTCTGGTCGTCGAGGACGACGACGAGATTCGTGATCTGATCCGTTACAACCTGGTGGCCGGCGGCCTGGAAGTCGACGAAGCGGACGACGGCGCCCAGGCGCTTGACATGCTTCGCAGGAACCTGCCGGACCTAGCGGTGGTTGACTGGATGCTGCCCACCGTTTCGGGCGTTGACATCTGCCGCGCGGTCCGGCGCGAGCCGTCAACCAGCAAGCTCCCCATCCTGATCCTCACCGCCCGCAAGACGGAAAAGGACATGTTGCAGGGATTCTCCGGCGGGGCGGACGATTACATGGTGAAGCCGTTTTCGACGGCGGAGCTTCTGGCGCGGGTGCGTGCACTTCTGCGGCGCAGCCGCCATGCTGCCGACGAGCACGAAGAATCGTACTTCTACCACGATCTCGAACTGAGCCCGGTGACCCATCGAGTCAGTCGGGCCGGCCGGCGGGTTCACCTGGGGCCGACCGAATTCCGTTTGCTGCGCAAGCTGATCGAGGCTCCGGAGCGCGTGTTCACGCGCCAGCAGCTGCTCGACTCGGTGTGGGGCGAGAACATCTACGTCGAGGAACGCACCGTCGACGTGCACATCCGGCGGCTGCGAAAGGCGCTTAACGAAGGCGGCGGCCTAGACCTGATTCGAACCGTGTGGGCCACCGGCTACGCGCTGGACGTCGACAGCACGTAG
- the phoU gene encoding phosphate signaling complex protein PhoU yields MPAEHTVKAFTEDLDKIERSLLEMGGLVEAQIARAVTAVAQRDSESAPRIIEQDSEIDRYEQDIQDQVERLFALRQPVAQDLRMTISAIQIAGYLERAGDLAASMARRSIVLCETREVPGLYALPKLGDASHTMLKDALDAYRDRNVDQAKSIRHRDRELDDMYVALCRELLTHMLEDPHRITPGVHLLFVAKNLERIADHATNIAELVDYVTTGTRASEDRPRGRGFLMEGAPSPDDPT; encoded by the coding sequence ATGCCCGCCGAACATACGGTCAAAGCTTTCACCGAGGATCTCGACAAGATCGAGCGCAGCTTGCTCGAGATGGGCGGTTTGGTGGAGGCTCAGATTGCGCGCGCCGTCACGGCGGTCGCGCAACGCGACAGCGAGTCGGCCCCGCGGATCATTGAGCAGGATTCAGAGATCGACCGCTACGAGCAAGATATCCAGGATCAGGTCGAACGGCTGTTTGCGCTCCGCCAGCCGGTCGCACAGGATCTGCGCATGACGATCTCCGCGATCCAGATCGCAGGCTATCTGGAGCGTGCCGGGGACCTCGCGGCCAGCATGGCGCGACGATCCATCGTTCTGTGTGAAACGAGGGAGGTGCCGGGGCTCTACGCGCTTCCGAAACTGGGCGACGCCTCACACACGATGCTCAAGGATGCACTGGATGCGTACCGCGACCGCAACGTCGATCAGGCAAAGTCGATCCGGCATCGCGACCGGGAACTCGACGACATGTACGTCGCCCTGTGCCGGGAGCTCCTGACCCACATGCTGGAGGACCCGCACCGCATCACGCCGGGCGTCCACCTGCTGTTCGTGGCCAAGAATCTCGAACGCATCGCGGATCATGCGACCAACATTGCAGAGCTCGTGGACTACGTGACGACCGGGACCCGGGCGTCCGAGGACCGCCCTCGGGGGCGGGGCTTCCTCATGGAGGGCGCGCCGTCACCTGACGATCCGACATGA
- the pstB gene encoding phosphate ABC transporter ATP-binding protein PstB — protein MVNVSVLSNPQPKLVARAVSVYYGAKQALFDIDLDIMSREVTAFIGPSGCGKSTFLRCFNRMNDLIDDCRSTGSMLLDGSDIAGPDVDVVQLRMRIGMVFQKPNPFPKSVYDNVAYGPRLHGMAPTRGDLDEIVETSLRRAGIWDEVKDRVDQPGTSLSGGQQQRLCIARAIAVRPDVLLMDEPCSALDPIATATIEGLIDELKSEYTIIIVTHNMQQAARVSQKTAFLNLGRLIEFDETQRIFTNPSEPSTQDYITGRFG, from the coding sequence ATGGTGAACGTAAGCGTTCTCTCCAACCCGCAGCCAAAGCTGGTAGCGCGCGCGGTGTCGGTCTACTACGGCGCGAAGCAGGCACTCTTCGATATCGACCTGGACATCATGTCACGCGAGGTCACCGCGTTTATCGGACCGTCCGGATGCGGCAAGTCAACCTTCCTCCGATGCTTTAACCGCATGAATGATCTGATCGACGACTGCCGAAGCACCGGAAGCATGTTGCTTGACGGCAGCGACATCGCGGGCCCGGATGTCGATGTCGTGCAGTTGCGAATGCGCATCGGCATGGTGTTCCAGAAACCGAACCCGTTCCCCAAGTCCGTCTACGACAATGTGGCCTACGGTCCTCGTCTCCATGGCATGGCGCCGACGCGGGGCGACCTCGACGAAATCGTCGAAACCAGCCTGCGACGAGCCGGGATCTGGGATGAGGTCAAAGACCGGGTCGACCAGCCGGGAACCAGCCTGTCGGGCGGTCAGCAGCAACGCCTCTGCATTGCTCGCGCAATCGCCGTACGCCCGGATGTGCTGCTGATGGATGAGCCGTGTTCGGCGCTTGATCCGATCGCCACGGCGACGATCGAGGGGTTGATCGACGAACTCAAGTCCGAGTACACGATCATCATCGTGACCCACAACATGCAACAGGCAGCCCGCGTCTCGCAAAAGACGGCCTTCCTGAATCTGGGCCGGTTGATCGAGTTCGACGAGACACAAAGAATCTTCACCAATCCTTCCGAACCGTCGACCCAAGACTACATCACAGGTCGCTTCGGATAG
- the pstA gene encoding phosphate ABC transporter permease PstA, whose translation MSSYAPTTISSQAAANRLLLRRKRAERRFQLYGILAISAALGFLVVFLASIVSRGYMGFVQTEVRLTVNFDQELIEAGSYRKMLRTSLLELFPNAGSSRAERRALAGLVSAGTVFVLRETVEADPAIIGTVEDVWVLASDPVDQFYKGRIDAALPEEERPISDASLARIAALEEAGRIDLRFNRSFFTRGDSRNPEEAGILAAIVGSALALLVTIVLSFPVGVMTAVYLEAFAPKNRITRLIEININNLAAVPSIVFGLLGLAVFLNVFGLPRSAPISGGLVLSLMTLPTIIISSRAAIRAVPPSFAEAAIGLGASRVQAIFHHVLPAAAPGTLTGAIIGMARALGETAPLLMMGMVAFVVEIPGGFTDPSTVLPAQVYLWADSPERGFAEKTAAATIVLLGFLLVMNGLAVYLRRKFEKQW comes from the coding sequence ATGAGTAGCTACGCCCCCACGACGATCAGCTCCCAGGCGGCGGCCAACCGGTTGCTGCTACGGCGCAAGCGGGCCGAACGGCGGTTCCAGCTGTACGGGATTCTCGCGATCTCGGCGGCTTTGGGTTTCCTGGTCGTATTTCTCGCGAGCATCGTCAGCCGCGGCTACATGGGTTTCGTGCAGACCGAAGTGCGGCTGACGGTCAATTTCGACCAGGAGCTCATCGAAGCCGGAAGCTACCGGAAGATGCTGCGCACGAGTCTGTTGGAGTTGTTCCCCAACGCTGGCAGTTCGCGTGCGGAGCGCCGGGCGCTGGCGGGATTGGTGAGCGCAGGCACAGTGTTTGTCCTGCGGGAGACGGTTGAGGCGGATCCCGCCATCATCGGGACTGTGGAGGACGTGTGGGTACTGGCGTCGGACCCGGTCGACCAGTTCTACAAGGGGCGGATCGACGCCGCCCTGCCGGAAGAGGAGCGCCCCATCTCGGATGCCTCCCTGGCCCGCATCGCCGCGCTCGAGGAAGCCGGGCGCATCGACCTGCGCTTCAACCGCAGCTTCTTCACGCGAGGCGACAGCCGCAACCCGGAGGAAGCGGGAATCCTTGCCGCCATCGTCGGTTCTGCACTGGCGCTCCTGGTGACCATCGTGCTCTCGTTCCCGGTTGGCGTGATGACGGCCGTATATCTGGAAGCGTTCGCTCCGAAGAACCGGATTACCCGGCTGATCGAAATCAACATCAACAATCTTGCTGCGGTACCTTCGATCGTCTTTGGGCTGCTAGGCCTCGCGGTGTTCCTGAACGTATTCGGACTGCCGAGGTCCGCCCCGATATCCGGCGGTCTCGTGCTGAGCCTGATGACACTCCCCACCATCATCATCTCCTCGCGCGCAGCCATCCGGGCGGTGCCGCCGTCATTTGCCGAGGCGGCGATCGGGCTGGGCGCGAGCCGGGTGCAGGCCATCTTCCATCACGTGCTGCCGGCCGCGGCACCGGGCACGCTGACGGGAGCCATTATCGGTATGGCACGGGCATTGGGAGAGACGGCGCCATTGCTGATGATGGGGATGGTCGCCTTTGTCGTGGAAATCCCGGGTGGCTTCACTGACCCATCCACGGTGCTTCCAGCCCAGGTCTATCTCTGGGCTGACAGTCCGGAGCGCGGCTTCGCCGAGAAGACAGCTGCCGCGACTATTGTGCTTCTGGGTTTCTTGCTGGTGATGAACGGACTCGCTGTCTATCTCCGCCGAAAGTTCGAGAAGCAATGGTGA